Proteins from one Telopea speciosissima isolate NSW1024214 ecotype Mountain lineage chromosome 1, Tspe_v1, whole genome shotgun sequence genomic window:
- the LOC122656783 gene encoding FCS-Like Zinc finger 8-like has translation MLRKRSRSVTSKQALMADHASLPSPTDRYMRHASSFFSSPRHFTGFTVKGFSETDAVVSPTSILDIKPFSGPGTPTWSDRSITKSLESNLENKHPWEKLESGGVGLGLVDALNDDKTNKFSKPDSRMVLFGSQLKIQIPHLPPSVLSPAESPKSPADFGIKTRNSQLGFFSPCSAKKSPFGSVNSGLETPATPGVFTGCLSASEMELSEDYTCVISHGPNPKTTHIFDNCIVESCCGVVGFSASRKENYFSDRSRFPSENFLSFCYACKKNLGQGKDIYMYRGEKAFCSRECRYQEMLFDEGIEKPELDEDLGICP, from the exons ATGCTTAGGAAGAGATCCAGATCAGTGACCAGTAAGCAAGCTCTCATGGCTGATCATGCCTCTCTCCCATCACCGACGGACAGATACATGAGACATGCTTCGTCTTTCTTCAGTTCTCCAAGGCACTTTACAGGTTTTACTGTAAAGGGTTTTTCAGAGACGGATGCAGTGGTGAGCCCAACTTCAATTCTTGATATTAAACCATTCTCTGGTCCTGGAACTCCCACTTGGTCCGACAGAAGCATTACCAAATCCCTAGAATCCAATCTGGAGAACAAGCATCCATGGGAGAAACTAGAATCAGGAGGAGTTGGGCTTGGTCTTGTTGATGCTCTCAATGATGATAAAACTAACAAATTCTCCAAACCTGATAGCCGAATGGTTTTGTTTGGATCACAGCTGAAGATTCAAATTCCTCATCTCCCACCGTCTGTCCTTTCCCCAGCGGAATCCCCCAAATCTCCTGCAGATTTCGGCATCAAGACTCGGAATTCTCAATTGGGTTTTTTCTCTCCATGTTCAGCGAAAAAATCTCCATTTGGGTCTGTGAATTCAGGCCTTGAAACTCCTGCTACTCCCGGGGTTTTTACGGGTTGTCTCTCTGCAAGTGAGATGGAGCTTTCAGAGGATTATACTTGTGTCATCTCCCATggaccaaaccctaaaacgaCACACATCTTTGATAACTGCATTGTGGAAAGTTGCTGTGGAGTTGTTGGGTTTTCTGCTTCAAGAAAGGAGAATTATTTCTCGGATCGGTCACGTTTCCCCTCAGAAAATTTCCTCAGCTTCTGCTACGCATGCAAGAAGAATCTAGGACAGGGGAAAGATATCTACATGTACAG GGGAGAGAAAGCGTTTTGCAGCCGTGAATGTCGCTACCAGGAGATGTTGTTCGACGAGGGAATTGAAAAGCCTGAATTGGATGAAGACCTTGGAATCTGTCCTTGA